The following are from one region of the Candidatus Edwardsbacteria bacterium genome:
- a CDS encoding CxxC-x17-CxxC domain-containing protein — MKKFDRDNKFEKKGSSRPPSRGPKKFGPRGGKDFGKGSFDKQMHPATCDSCGTSCEVPFKPTGGKPIYCRDCFRKMEGSEAPRRFDRPERPRFSRPDRFAPREHSGQGSGDQVQKELDKINIKLDKILRALEGE; from the coding sequence ATGAAAAAATTCGATCGCGATAACAAATTTGAAAAAAAGGGTTCCAGCCGACCCCCCAGCCGGGGCCCCAAAAAGTTCGGCCCCCGCGGGGGGAAGGATTTCGGCAAAGGGAGCTTTGATAAACAGATGCATCCGGCCACCTGCGATAGCTGCGGAACAAGCTGCGAGGTCCCCTTCAAGCCCACCGGAGGCAAGCCCATCTACTGCCGTGACTGCTTCAGGAAAATGGAGGGCTCGGAGGCGCCCCGGCGCTTTGACCGGCCCGAGCGCCCGCGGTTTTCCAGGCCCGACCGGTTTGCCCCCCGGGAGCATTCCGGCCAGGGCAGCGGAGACCAGGTGCAAAAGGAGCTGGATAAGATAAATATCAAGCTGGACAAGATCCTGCGGGCCCTGGAGGGCGAATAA
- a CDS encoding DMT family transporter codes for MKNKLLIYSCAVIPSFFWGFSFIWMKQTYQYYQPITTVFIRVVLAAVFLGIFIWVFKKEQKIRSGDLKKFLLLAFFEPFCYFLGESYGIRLVSPTTAAIIISTIPVVTPVIAFYFIKEKLKAVNIIGLILSFAGVVLMISGPESSLSGSLKGILLLFCAVISAVFYGIMLKKLSAVYSPLVIVRNQNIIGGLLFLPIFMFLGFKNFISIVPGRDLIITLLNLALFASTLAFLLITVAVRELGLSRTNIFANIIPVITAVFSYLWFRESFGWQKIIGMVVVLAGLFISQAEGNWQVMRTDE; via the coding sequence TTGAAGAATAAACTACTGATATACTCCTGTGCGGTAATTCCGTCATTTTTCTGGGGGTTCTCGTTCATTTGGATGAAGCAAACCTACCAGTATTATCAGCCGATAACGACGGTATTCATCCGAGTGGTGCTGGCGGCTGTATTCTTGGGGATTTTCATATGGGTCTTTAAGAAGGAACAGAAAATCCGTTCCGGAGACCTGAAAAAATTCCTGCTGCTGGCTTTTTTTGAGCCATTCTGTTATTTCCTGGGCGAGAGCTATGGGATAAGGCTGGTTTCTCCCACCACCGCTGCCATTATAATCTCGACCATCCCTGTTGTGACGCCGGTAATAGCCTTTTATTTTATTAAGGAAAAACTCAAGGCGGTCAATATAATTGGTCTTATCCTATCTTTTGCCGGGGTGGTGCTGATGATCAGCGGTCCGGAAAGCTCTTTATCCGGTTCGCTGAAGGGAATTCTGCTATTATTTTGTGCTGTAATAAGTGCGGTATTTTATGGCATAATGCTCAAGAAACTTTCGGCGGTCTATTCCCCTTTGGTAATAGTAAGGAACCAGAATATCATCGGAGGGCTTTTGTTTTTACCGATCTTTATGTTCTTGGGATTTAAGAATTTCATCAGCATCGTTCCCGGAAGGGACCTTATAATAACCCTGCTTAACCTGGCCCTTTTTGCTTCTACCCTGGCTTTCTTGCTGATAACCGTGGCGGTCCGGGAGCTGGGATTAAGCCGGACCAACATTTTTGCAAATATCATTCCGGTTATTACGGCGGTGTTTTCTTATTTATGGTTCAGGGAGAGCTTCGGCTGGCAAAAGATAATAGGAATGGTGGTTGTTTTGGCTGGGCTTTTTATTTCCCAGGCCGAAGGTAATTGGCAGGTTATGAGAACGGATGAATGA
- a CDS encoding response regulator transcription factor, translating to MKPKTKALIIDDEKAIRRLIHLVLAEHGYQVFEAETAGQGLSEAAQRKPDVVLLDLGLPDMDGQDALKRLREWSNVPVLILSVRSGAEEKVKALNQGADDYITKPFDVPELMARLNAIQRRAADTTVDPVFAAGPLMIDFKNRVVQVNHKEVSLSSTEYALLRILAQHLGKVITHKQLLREVWGTAAEDRSQYLRVYMTHLRKKIEGPAGKRMIKTEVGIGYRLSV from the coding sequence ATGAAACCTAAGACCAAAGCCCTGATCATAGACGATGAGAAGGCTATCCGGCGGCTGATACACCTGGTGCTGGCCGAGCACGGCTATCAGGTGTTCGAGGCCGAGACAGCCGGGCAGGGACTCAGCGAGGCCGCCCAGCGCAAGCCCGATGTGGTTCTCCTGGACCTTGGCCTGCCTGACATGGACGGGCAGGATGCCCTGAAAAGGCTGAGGGAATGGAGCAATGTCCCGGTATTGATCCTTTCGGTGCGCAGCGGTGCCGAGGAAAAGGTCAAAGCCCTCAACCAGGGAGCCGACGACTATATCACCAAACCGTTCGACGTGCCGGAACTGATGGCCAGGCTTAATGCCATCCAACGCCGGGCGGCGGACACCACCGTCGATCCGGTCTTTGCCGCCGGGCCGCTGATGATTGATTTCAAAAACCGGGTGGTTCAGGTGAATCACAAGGAAGTCAGCCTAAGCTCCACCGAGTACGCCCTGCTGCGAATACTGGCCCAGCACCTGGGAAAGGTCATAACCCACAAACAGTTGCTGCGGGAAGTATGGGGAACCGCGGCCGAGGACCGTTCTCAATATTTAAGGGTATATATGACACATTTAAGAAAGAAGATAGAAGGTCCGGCCGGGAAAAGGATGATCAAGACGGAAGTGGGCATCGGCTACCGGCTATCTGTTTAA
- a CDS encoding sensor histidine kinase KdpD: MAENTKDSLSPAPVSQTGRLKVFLGMCAGVGKTYAMLQDARRELQAGRDVVAALVETHGRRETQALLEGLPRIPKLRTSYRDITLEEMDLDAVLERRPQLVLVDEAAHTNIPGSRHPKRYQDIEELLAAGISVYTTLNVQHLESRADVVRQITAVMVHETVPDSLLERADEIQVIDLTPDDLRERLAEKKVYLGPAADIAAVNFFKSENLTALREMTLRVAAEHTDKSLRDEMRVRGIDGPWKAGERLMVSIGASPYYESLIRWTRRVAGALDCGWLAVYVETDVPLGKAETEDLTGNLSLARQLGAEVIIVAGHNMAQTLLRVAREHNVSQIVIGKSQEPWWHSLMHGGSLAQRLIRHSGLIDIYIVQPDKTQTNKQAPFRPKISGTPQAWLAAGGITAVLTVIFLLFSRTIGYAAIAPLYLLWVVIAGLKFPRSIVLTVAAVCALLWNYLFIPPQYTFDIRNFHDVTMFLMFFVVALAIGQLTAKLKATESTEQKRERRTAALYELAKQAALAPELNTGLEAGARLVENLLNSRIALTLRQPDRSLAAQSHPAGSLELSPKEYSVAAWVFSRGRPAGRFTDTLTDAAALHLPLQARTGIYGVISVQPVRSRAFDISERDLLEALTGLIAAILEKDHFIQAFNRAEVIVASEQLRRALFDSVPHELKTPLAALKTGFETLLMLTKPENEAAVEARAEVRGALHRMQVVVNNLLDMTRIQAGVVRPKLDWADVEDVVNAAVDLAGDALSRHRVIVRIGENVPAMKIDQALLEQSICNLLINAANWGPPGSGITIVAGVKQGRFKLSVTDEGPGIPERDLDRVFDKFYRASNAPTGGTGLGLSIVEGFVKAHGGKVTVNNRPEGGAEFGIDLPVETMLIGKEEAQNET, encoded by the coding sequence ATGGCTGAAAACACCAAAGATAGCCTTTCCCCGGCCCCGGTCTCCCAAACGGGACGGTTGAAAGTATTTCTGGGTATGTGCGCCGGAGTTGGCAAAACGTACGCCATGCTTCAGGATGCCCGGAGGGAACTGCAGGCCGGCCGGGATGTGGTGGCGGCTTTGGTGGAGACCCATGGCCGGCGGGAGACCCAGGCGCTGTTGGAAGGATTGCCCCGGATACCCAAGCTTAGGACAAGCTACCGCGATATCACGCTGGAGGAGATGGACCTGGATGCGGTGCTGGAAAGAAGGCCCCAGCTGGTGCTGGTAGACGAGGCGGCCCATACCAACATCCCCGGCAGCCGGCACCCAAAACGTTACCAGGACATCGAGGAGCTCCTGGCCGCCGGCATTTCGGTCTACACCACCCTCAATGTTCAGCATCTGGAAAGCCGGGCGGACGTGGTCCGGCAGATAACCGCGGTGATGGTCCATGAAACGGTGCCCGATTCGCTGCTGGAAAGGGCCGATGAGATCCAGGTGATAGACCTGACACCTGATGACCTGCGGGAGCGACTGGCCGAAAAAAAGGTATACCTGGGGCCGGCCGCGGACATCGCCGCCGTTAATTTCTTCAAATCCGAGAATCTGACCGCCTTGCGGGAGATGACCCTGCGGGTGGCCGCCGAACACACCGACAAATCGCTGAGGGACGAAATGCGGGTGCGCGGGATCGACGGCCCCTGGAAAGCCGGGGAACGACTGATGGTCAGCATAGGTGCCAGCCCTTATTACGAAAGCCTGATCCGCTGGACCCGGCGGGTGGCCGGGGCTTTGGACTGCGGCTGGCTGGCGGTGTACGTCGAAACCGATGTCCCTCTGGGAAAAGCAGAGACGGAGGATCTGACCGGCAACCTTTCCCTGGCCCGGCAGCTTGGGGCCGAGGTCATCATCGTGGCCGGGCATAATATGGCCCAGACCCTGCTGCGGGTGGCCCGGGAGCACAATGTCAGCCAGATAGTCATAGGAAAATCCCAGGAGCCATGGTGGCATTCCCTGATGCACGGCGGATCCCTGGCCCAGAGGCTCATCCGGCATAGCGGCCTGATAGATATCTACATCGTACAGCCGGATAAAACGCAGACCAACAAACAAGCCCCCTTCCGGCCGAAAATCTCTGGCACCCCCCAGGCCTGGCTGGCAGCTGGCGGCATCACCGCCGTTCTGACGGTGATCTTTCTCCTATTCTCCCGGACCATAGGATATGCTGCCATCGCCCCGCTTTACCTGCTGTGGGTGGTGATAGCCGGGCTGAAATTCCCGCGAAGCATAGTGCTTACAGTGGCGGCCGTCTGCGCTTTGCTGTGGAATTACCTTTTTATCCCGCCCCAATATACCTTTGACATCAGGAATTTTCATGATGTCACCATGTTCTTGATGTTCTTCGTGGTGGCGCTGGCCATCGGCCAGTTGACCGCCAAATTAAAGGCTACCGAGTCCACCGAGCAGAAAAGGGAGCGCCGGACCGCCGCGCTTTATGAATTGGCCAAACAGGCCGCTCTAGCTCCGGAACTTAACACCGGGCTGGAAGCCGGGGCCAGGCTGGTGGAAAATCTGCTTAACAGCCGGATCGCCCTGACCTTGCGGCAGCCGGACCGCAGCCTGGCTGCCCAATCACATCCGGCAGGGTCGCTGGAATTGAGCCCCAAGGAGTACAGCGTGGCCGCCTGGGTTTTTAGCCGTGGCCGGCCGGCCGGCCGGTTCACCGACACCTTAACGGATGCGGCAGCACTGCATCTGCCGCTGCAGGCCCGCACCGGGATATACGGCGTGATATCGGTTCAGCCGGTGAGAAGCAGGGCCTTCGACATCAGCGAACGTGATTTGTTGGAGGCACTGACCGGGCTGATCGCCGCCATCCTGGAAAAGGACCATTTCATCCAGGCCTTCAACCGGGCCGAGGTGATCGTGGCCTCGGAACAATTGCGCCGGGCCTTGTTCGACAGCGTTCCCCACGAATTGAAGACCCCGCTGGCTGCCTTGAAGACCGGATTTGAAACCCTGCTTATGCTTACTAAACCGGAAAACGAGGCAGCGGTTGAAGCCCGAGCGGAAGTGCGCGGTGCTTTGCACCGGATGCAGGTAGTGGTAAATAATCTGCTGGACATGACCAGGATCCAGGCCGGAGTGGTGCGGCCCAAGCTGGATTGGGCCGATGTCGAAGATGTAGTGAACGCAGCCGTAGATCTGGCTGGGGATGCTCTTTCCCGGCACCGGGTCATCGTCCGGATAGGGGAAAATGTGCCGGCGATGAAAATTGACCAGGCCCTGCTGGAGCAATCTATATGCAACCTTCTGATCAACGCCGCCAACTGGGGTCCGCCGGGCTCTGGAATCACCATCGTGGCTGGCGTCAAACAGGGAAGGTTTAAACTGTCAGTAACGGATGAGGGACCTGGTATACCCGAGCGGGATCTGGACAGGGTGTTCGATAAATTTTACCGGGCTTCCAATGCCCCCACCGGCGGCACCGGCCTGGGCCTTTCCATAGTCGAAGGTTTTGTGAAGGCTCACGGGGGAAAAGTAACGGTAAACAACCGGCCCGAGGGCGGGGCAGAATTCGGCATCGACCTGCCTGTGGAAACCATGTTAATCGGGAAAGAAGAGGCCCAGAATGAAACCTAA
- a CDS encoding helix-turn-helix transcriptional regulator: MDTFIRLLGDRVRKLRKAQGLSQEKLGEKAGFDYRYIGFIEQARVNPTIKTLEKVANALNVYLCDLCPSEEDLNKNKKGVPAQATEREKTLSKIMRHLNKIDNSKLKNIERIIKITVENDN, translated from the coding sequence ATGGATACTTTCATCAGATTGTTGGGCGACCGGGTCCGCAAGCTGCGGAAAGCCCAGGGGCTCTCCCAGGAGAAACTGGGAGAGAAGGCCGGTTTTGATTACCGCTACATAGGCTTTATCGAGCAGGCCAGGGTCAACCCCACCATCAAGACCCTGGAGAAGGTGGCTAATGCCCTTAATGTATACCTTTGCGACCTCTGTCCCAGTGAGGAGGATCTCAACAAGAACAAAAAGGGCGTTCCCGCCCAGGCCACCGAGCGGGAGAAAACCCTGTCCAAGATCATGCGCCACCTGAACAAGATAGACAACAGCAAACTGAAGAACATAGAACGCATCATCAAGATCACGGTAGAGAACGACAATTGA
- the kdpC gene encoding potassium-transporting ATPase subunit KdpC, which yields MRRIFFIALRLFLLMTVITGLLYPLAVTGLATTLFPKASRGSLVTRKGEVVGSSLLAQSFDSPAYFWPRPSACGYGTMPSGASNLGPTSKALRVQIAGRIRSWEAGTATDGVLFPEMVSASGSGLDPHISPEAARAQLAGIAKARRWNPEQMEAARQTLGEFTEHPLLGFIGQPRINIFLLNLAMDKI from the coding sequence ATGAGAAGAATATTTTTTATCGCATTAAGACTGTTCCTACTGATGACGGTCATCACCGGGCTGCTTTATCCGCTGGCGGTCACCGGCCTGGCAACAACCTTGTTCCCCAAAGCGTCCCGGGGCAGCTTGGTCACCAGAAAGGGCGAGGTGGTGGGATCATCACTGCTGGCCCAAAGCTTCGACTCTCCCGCCTATTTCTGGCCCCGGCCATCGGCTTGCGGTTATGGCACCATGCCCTCGGGGGCCAGCAACCTGGGTCCCACCAGCAAGGCCCTGCGGGTCCAGATCGCTGGGCGCATTCGCTCATGGGAAGCAGGAACCGCAACTGACGGGGTTCTTTTTCCGGAAATGGTCAGCGCTTCCGGTAGTGGACTGGACCCGCATATCAGCCCGGAAGCGGCCAGGGCTCAGCTGGCCGGAATTGCAAAGGCCCGACGGTGGAACCCGGAACAGATGGAAGCCGCACGGCAGACTTTGGGCGAATTTACCGAGCACCCCCTGCTCGGATTCATCGGACAGCCCCGTATCAACATTTTCTTGTTGAATTTGGCAATGGATAAGATATAA
- the kdpB gene encoding potassium-transporting ATPase subunit KdpB — protein sequence MSSNHVAIKTFDQAMLIRAAREALKKLSPQAQLRNPVMFVVFAGAIYTTIAWGFNRSSYQIMIASWLWFTVIFANFAEALAEGRGKAQADFLRSMRRVGKARKMVDGREESVVPVDLHVGDTVVCEAGDIIPSDGEIIEGIASVDESAITGESAPVIRESGGDRSAVTGGTRVLSDRILVRVSSEPGHSFIDKMIALVEGTNRRQTPNEQALNALIIGLTALFLLVVFTVPACLGYAVTSGGQQQGFNVDMTTLIALLVCLIPTTIGGLLSAIGISGMDRLVRRNVLATSGRAVEAAGDIDVLLLDKTGTITFGNRMATDFIPARGVTSGELASAAQLASLADETPEGRSIVVLAKQQYNLRERNLSEPHAQYVPFTAKTRMSGIDLTEGDRVRQIRKGAADAILGMIRSQGGSFPDEVAKAVESISRQGGTPLVVSDNRQVLGVIQLRDVVKGGIRERFAQMRRMGIKTVMITGDNPLTAAAIAAEAGVDDFMANATPEDKMVRIKQEQAKGRLVAMTGDGTNDAPALAQADVGVAMNTGTQAAREAGNMVDLDSNPTKLIEIVETGKQLLMTRGALTTFSIANDVSKYFAIIPAIFGGLYAIAGRSGPLSALNIMRLSSPQSAVLSAVIFNALIIIMLIPLALRGVTYRPLGAAALLRRNLVVYGLGGLIAPFIGIKIIDLMIHWLRII from the coding sequence ATGAGTTCAAACCATGTCGCAATAAAAACGTTTGACCAAGCCATGCTGATCCGGGCGGCCCGGGAAGCTTTAAAAAAACTATCTCCCCAGGCCCAGCTGCGGAATCCGGTGATGTTCGTGGTTTTTGCCGGGGCGATATACACCACAATAGCCTGGGGCTTCAACCGCTCGTCCTACCAGATCATGATTGCAAGCTGGCTGTGGTTCACCGTTATCTTCGCAAACTTCGCCGAGGCCCTGGCCGAAGGCCGGGGCAAGGCCCAGGCCGATTTCCTTCGCTCCATGCGCCGGGTGGGAAAGGCCCGGAAGATGGTGGACGGCCGGGAGGAGTCGGTGGTCCCAGTGGACCTGCACGTGGGCGACACCGTGGTCTGCGAGGCCGGGGATATCATCCCTTCCGACGGAGAGATAATAGAGGGCATAGCCAGCGTTGACGAGTCGGCCATCACCGGCGAATCGGCCCCGGTCATCCGGGAGAGCGGCGGGGACCGCAGTGCAGTTACCGGAGGCACCAGGGTCTTAAGCGACCGGATATTGGTCCGGGTCAGCAGCGAGCCGGGGCATTCCTTCATCGACAAAATGATCGCCTTGGTGGAGGGAACGAACCGCCGCCAAACCCCCAACGAGCAGGCGCTCAATGCACTTATTATTGGTTTGACGGCGTTGTTCCTGCTGGTGGTCTTTACCGTACCCGCCTGTTTGGGATATGCCGTGACTTCAGGGGGACAGCAACAGGGATTTAATGTTGATATGACGACATTGATAGCTTTGTTAGTGTGTCTGATCCCGACCACCATCGGCGGACTTTTAAGCGCCATCGGGATCAGCGGGATGGACCGGCTGGTGCGCCGCAACGTGTTGGCTACCAGCGGACGGGCGGTGGAGGCGGCCGGAGACATAGACGTGCTGCTGCTGGATAAGACCGGCACCATCACCTTTGGCAACCGGATGGCCACCGACTTTATCCCGGCCCGGGGCGTCACTTCCGGTGAGTTGGCTTCCGCCGCCCAATTGGCCTCGCTGGCCGACGAAACACCGGAAGGCCGTTCCATCGTGGTGCTGGCCAAGCAGCAGTATAACCTAAGGGAAAGGAACCTGTCCGAGCCCCATGCCCAATATGTCCCTTTTACGGCCAAAACAAGGATGAGCGGGATTGACCTGACCGAAGGCGACCGGGTGCGGCAGATCAGAAAGGGAGCGGCCGATGCCATCCTTGGCATGATCCGCAGCCAGGGGGGCTCATTTCCCGATGAGGTGGCTAAGGCCGTGGAATCCATATCCCGGCAGGGCGGCACGCCATTGGTGGTTTCTGACAACCGGCAGGTGCTGGGGGTGATCCAGCTGCGGGACGTGGTCAAGGGGGGGATCAGGGAGCGTTTCGCCCAGATGCGGCGGATGGGGATAAAGACGGTGATGATCACCGGCGATAACCCCCTGACCGCGGCCGCCATCGCCGCCGAGGCCGGGGTGGACGACTTCATGGCCAATGCCACGCCCGAGGATAAGATGGTCAGGATCAAGCAGGAACAGGCCAAGGGCAGGCTGGTAGCCATGACCGGGGACGGGACCAATGATGCCCCGGCCCTGGCCCAGGCAGATGTGGGTGTGGCCATGAACACCGGGACCCAGGCGGCCCGGGAAGCCGGCAACATGGTGGACCTGGACAGCAATCCCACCAAGCTGATCGAGATCGTGGAAACCGGCAAACAGTTGCTGATGACCCGTGGGGCATTGACCACCTTCAGCATAGCCAACGACGTTTCCAAATATTTCGCCATCATCCCGGCTATATTCGGAGGGCTTTACGCGATCGCCGGCCGTTCCGGCCCGCTGTCTGCGCTGAATATCATGCGGCTTTCCTCGCCCCAGAGCGCGGTGTTGAGCGCGGTGATCTTCAACGCTCTGATCATCATAATGCTGATACCCCTGGCCCTGCGAGGCGTGACCTACCGCCCGCTGGGGGCGGCGGCATTACTGCGCCGCAATTTGGTGGTCTACGGTTTGGGCGGTCTGATAGCGCCATTCATTGGCATCAAGATTATTGACCTGATGATCCATTGGCTGAGAATAATTTAA
- a CDS encoding inorganic diphosphatase translates to MNIQNSVITVTIEIPKGCRNKYEYDKESGAIKFDRMLFSSVHYPSDYGFIPNTLALDGDPLDVLVLVWEPTFPGCVIEAKPIGVFVMFDEKGQDEKILCVPTTDPLWNHCNSLNDVPPHLLKEINHFFSIYKDLEGKSVRIEGWQDKAAAVMVIKEAKDRFFGQKHQ, encoded by the coding sequence ATGAACATCCAAAACAGCGTCATCACAGTTACCATAGAGATTCCAAAGGGATGCCGCAATAAGTATGAATATGATAAGGAAAGCGGTGCTATAAAATTCGACCGCATGCTATTCTCCTCAGTGCATTATCCCAGCGATTATGGCTTCATTCCCAATACCCTAGCATTGGACGGCGATCCCCTGGATGTCCTGGTGTTGGTCTGGGAACCGACCTTCCCAGGATGCGTCATTGAGGCCAAGCCCATCGGGGTCTTTGTCATGTTTGATGAAAAAGGGCAGGATGAGAAGATCCTCTGTGTTCCTACCACCGATCCTTTGTGGAACCACTGTAATTCGCTAAATGATGTGCCGCCGCACCTGCTAAAAGAAATAAACCATTTCTTCTCCATCTACAAGGATTTGGAGGGAAAGAGCGTCCGGATTGAAGGCTGGCAGGACAAAGCTGCAGCGGTTATGGTGATCAAGGAAGCCAAAGATCGCTTTTTCGGCCAGAAGCACCAATAG
- a CDS encoding sensor domain-containing diguanylate cyclase, with the protein MKIEIKKNYFPLLALLAGAMIGLLEVYQLVHTRQTLIENAKQRNANIAKISAQRLSGALREIDYIMRGIHDDVNGRMPRLIDGPNKEATDKLNAVLLKKINTHPWIFGLGIMNAKGVFVSGVDRSGPVKESIGADRSFREYFSYLSSHPDEDIHCSGAFEELNTKDIWFAYSRAIRMEGRNGLFGVIYAGLYAKQMAGLFGDADFANTGAIAVVDPVGILLLHIPKIAKAEGKKANYPVLEVFLSKSIKMLQSITVSPWDGQERISAFYKVGDFPYIVVVSSAVKEDLEQWREQCLYQIAGLVLIFGLLIGIALLAGRLLKIKDQLVEKSKELERQAQTDHLTGISNRRHFFELAGRELSRGKRSSRPMAFLMLDIDKFKKVNDTHGHDIGDQVLKALCKTCLGMIRNIDIFARMGGEEFAIVLPETNKIQAQTIAERIREKLSETSVTLPGGDAVFFTVSIGISATASKEATVDGLLKSADVALYKAKRYGRNRVCVYKD; encoded by the coding sequence GTGAAGATCGAGATCAAAAAGAACTATTTTCCGTTGCTGGCCCTGCTGGCAGGGGCGATGATTGGCCTTCTGGAGGTCTATCAACTGGTGCATACCCGCCAAACTCTGATCGAAAACGCCAAACAGCGGAATGCCAATATCGCCAAGATCTCCGCCCAGCGGTTATCGGGTGCACTCAGGGAGATCGACTACATCATGCGCGGCATCCATGACGATGTCAACGGCAGGATGCCCCGTCTTATAGACGGCCCAAATAAAGAGGCCACGGACAAGCTGAATGCGGTTCTGTTGAAAAAGATCAACACCCATCCCTGGATATTCGGACTGGGTATCATGAATGCCAAGGGCGTCTTTGTCAGCGGGGTTGACCGGTCCGGGCCGGTCAAGGAAAGCATCGGGGCCGACCGCTCGTTCAGGGAGTACTTTTCCTATCTATCATCGCATCCCGACGAGGATATCCACTGTTCGGGAGCGTTCGAAGAACTGAACACCAAGGACATATGGTTCGCCTATTCCCGCGCCATCCGGATGGAGGGGCGAAATGGCCTGTTCGGGGTCATCTATGCCGGCCTTTACGCAAAACAGATGGCCGGTCTTTTTGGGGACGCTGATTTTGCAAATACCGGGGCCATAGCCGTGGTCGATCCGGTCGGGATCTTGTTGCTGCACATACCTAAGATTGCCAAGGCCGAAGGAAAGAAAGCAAACTATCCGGTCTTGGAGGTTTTTTTATCCAAAAGTATAAAAATGCTGCAGTCCATAACTGTGTCTCCCTGGGACGGACAGGAAAGGATTAGCGCCTTTTATAAGGTAGGGGATTTTCCCTATATAGTGGTAGTATCTTCGGCCGTCAAGGAGGACCTCGAGCAATGGAGGGAGCAATGCCTCTATCAGATCGCCGGCCTGGTCCTGATCTTCGGACTGCTGATCGGCATTGCACTGCTGGCCGGCCGGCTATTGAAAATAAAGGATCAACTGGTGGAAAAATCCAAGGAGCTTGAACGGCAGGCCCAGACCGACCATTTGACCGGCATCAGCAACCGACGCCATTTCTTCGAACTGGCCGGGCGGGAGCTGTCGCGAGGCAAGCGATCCAGCAGACCGATGGCTTTTCTGATGCTGGATATCGACAAATTCAAAAAGGTCAACGACACGCACGGGCATGATATCGGAGACCAGGTGCTTAAGGCGCTCTGCAAGACCTGCCTGGGCATGATCCGCAACATAGACATTTTTGCCCGCATGGGCGGGGAGGAGTTTGCCATAGTTCTTCCCGAAACCAACAAAATCCAGGCCCAAACTATAGCCGAGCGTATCAGGGAAAAACTTTCCGAGACATCGGTCACCCTCCCCGGGGGCGATGCCGTCTTCTTCACGGTATCGATAGGCATATCCGCTACGGCATCCAAGGAAGCAACAGTGGACGGGCTGTTAAAATCGGCCGATGTGGCCCTCTATAAGGCCAAAAGATACGGCAGGAACCGGGTTTGCGTCTATAAGGATTGA